The DNA sequence GGGGTCGTCGAACGCCTCGGCGTAGTCCGCGCACCGGGACTTGAAGTCGGCCTCGTCGACCACGAACAGCGGCGTGCCGTGCTGCTCGGCCAGCTCGCGGACGTCGACGCCGGCGATCCGGACGACGCCGTCGTGGGCGCGGAAGGTGTTGCGCGGCCACACTTTCGCGGGCAGCTTGTCGAGCTCTTCGACCCCGGACGGCTGGAGCCCGGAGGTGTCGGCGTGGGGGTAGACGTCGGCGTGCCGTGGGCCCGCGGGGTGCGCCATTTCTTACATCCGTTCCGGAGCGGAGACACCGAGGAGGGCGAGGCCGTTGGCCAGCACCTGGCGGGCGGCCTCGCACAGCGCGAGCCGGGCGTACGTCAGAGGGGTCGCCTCTTCGTCGCCCATGGGCAGCACGCGGCCCACGGTGTAGAACTTGTGGTAGGCGCCCGCGAGTTCTTCGAGGTAGCGCGCGATCCGGTGCGGCTCCCGCATTTCGGCGGCGCGGCGCACGGTTTCCGGGAATTCGCCGATGGTGCGGATCAGGTCGCCCTCGGCGGGCAGCGTGAGCAGTCCGAAGTCGACGTCCGAAGTGGACTTGATGCCGAGGTCGGCGGCGTTGCGCTGCAGGGACGCCAGCCGCGCGTGCGCGTACTGGACGTAGTAGACGGGGTTGTCGTTGGAGTGCTTGCGCAGCAGGTCCAGGTCGACGTCCAAAGTGGAGTCCACCGAGTACCGGATCAGCTCGTAGCGGGCCGGGTCGACGCCGACGGCCTCGACGAGGTCCTCCATGGTGATCACGGTGCCCGCGCGCTTCGACATCCGCACCGGCTTGCCGTCGCTGACCAGGTTGACCATCTGGCCGATCAGCACCTCGACCGTGGCCGGGTCGTCGCCGAACGCCGCGGCCGCCGCCTTGAGCCGGGCGATGTAGCCGTGGTGGTCCGCGCCGAGCATGTAGATGCACAGGTCGAAGCCGCGGTTGCGCTTGTCCTTGAAGTAGGCCAGGTCACCGGCGATGTAGGCCGGGTTGCCGTCCTGCTTGATGACGACGCGGTCCTTGTCGTCGCCGTACTCCGACGACTTCAGCCACCACGCGCCCTCGTCGAAGTAGAGGTTCCCGGAGTCCTTCAGCTGCTGGACGGCGGCGTCGACCGCGCCGGACTCGTGCAGCGAGTTCTCGTGGAAGTAGACGTCGAAGTCGGTGCCGAACTCGTGCAGGCTGGACTTGATCTCGCCGAACATCAGCTCGATGCCGATCCGGCGGAACGTCTCGTGGCGCTGCTCCTCCGGCAGCGACAGCGCGCTCGGCTCGGCCTTGATGACCTCGGCGGCGATGTCGTTGATGTAGCCGCCCGCGTAGCCGTCCTCCGGCGCGGGCTCGCCCTTCGCGGCGGCGATCAGGGACCGGACGAACCGGTCGATCTGGGCACCGGCGTCGTTGAAGTAGTACTCGCGGGTGACCTCGCCGCCCTGCGCGCCCAGCACCCGGCCCAGCGCGTCGCCGACCGCGGCCCAGCGGGTGCCGCCGAGGTGGATCGGGCCGGTCGGGTTCGCCGAGACGAACTCGAGGTTGATCTTCGTGCCGGCCAGCGCGTCCCCGCGCCCGAACGCGGCACCGGCGTCGAGCACCTGGCGCACGATGTCGCCCTGCGCGGCCGCGGCGAGCCGGAAGTTGAGGAAGCCGGGGCCTGCCACCTCGGCCGAGGCGACGCCGTCGTCCGCCGAGACCGCCTCGGCCAGCGCCTCCGCGAAGTCGCGGGGCTTCAGCCCGGCCTTCTTGGCCACCTGGAGGGCGATGTTCGTCGCGTAATCGCCGTGTTCGGGGTTGCGCGGGCGTTCGATGGTCACCTGCTCCGGCAGCACGGCGTCGTCGATGCCGCGTGCGGCGAGCACCTGCACGGCGGAGCTGCGGACCAGGTCGGCGAGAGCGGCGGGAGTCACTCGTCGAATTCTAGGTGTGCCCTGGTCGGGCGCTTTCATCGGTCTCGGCCACGTCACGGCGGGCATCCACGTGAGGCGTTAACCGTGATCAGACGCGTGGTCTCTACACTGGCCCGGGCGGGAATCCGTCCGCAGCCACC is a window from the Amycolatopsis sp. cg9 genome containing:
- the argS gene encoding arginine--tRNA ligase; the encoded protein is MTPAALADLVRSSAVQVLAARGIDDAVLPEQVTIERPRNPEHGDYATNIALQVAKKAGLKPRDFAEALAEAVSADDGVASAEVAGPGFLNFRLAAAAQGDIVRQVLDAGAAFGRGDALAGTKINLEFVSANPTGPIHLGGTRWAAVGDALGRVLGAQGGEVTREYYFNDAGAQIDRFVRSLIAAAKGEPAPEDGYAGGYINDIAAEVIKAEPSALSLPEEQRHETFRRIGIELMFGEIKSSLHEFGTDFDVYFHENSLHESGAVDAAVQQLKDSGNLYFDEGAWWLKSSEYGDDKDRVVIKQDGNPAYIAGDLAYFKDKRNRGFDLCIYMLGADHHGYIARLKAAAAAFGDDPATVEVLIGQMVNLVSDGKPVRMSKRAGTVITMEDLVEAVGVDPARYELIRYSVDSTLDVDLDLLRKHSNDNPVYYVQYAHARLASLQRNAADLGIKSTSDVDFGLLTLPAEGDLIRTIGEFPETVRRAAEMREPHRIARYLEELAGAYHKFYTVGRVLPMGDEEATPLTYARLALCEAARQVLANGLALLGVSAPERM